A region from the Agrococcus sp. SL85 genome encodes:
- a CDS encoding ABC transporter ATP-binding protein, whose translation MLSLHAISRSFGGHLALSDVGFDVKDGLMTGFVGANGAGKTTTMRIILGVLAADGGEVRWDGRPITADDRAQFGYMPEERGLYPKMRVKEQLVYLARLHGMDARTAAGRADDLLERLGLGPRRDDTLESLSLGNQQRAQIAAALVHDPAALVLDEPFSGLDPMAVEVTLEVLRDVARSGAPVLFSSHQLDVVERLCDELVILAEGRVRAAGTRQQLRERHSAPEWVLETDDGGFVRGIPGVEVVEFDGGHVRFTADDPSRADAVLREAIERGRVRSFAPSIRPLTEIFQEVVR comes from the coding sequence ATGCTCTCCCTCCACGCGATCTCCCGCTCGTTCGGCGGCCATCTCGCCCTCAGCGACGTCGGCTTCGACGTCAAGGACGGCCTCATGACCGGCTTCGTCGGCGCGAACGGCGCCGGCAAGACCACCACCATGCGCATCATCCTCGGCGTGCTCGCGGCCGACGGCGGCGAGGTCCGCTGGGACGGCCGCCCCATCACCGCCGACGACCGCGCCCAGTTCGGCTACATGCCCGAGGAGCGCGGCCTCTACCCGAAGATGCGCGTCAAGGAGCAGCTCGTCTACCTCGCGCGCCTCCACGGCATGGACGCCCGCACCGCCGCGGGCCGCGCCGACGACCTGCTCGAGCGCCTCGGCCTCGGCCCGCGCCGCGACGACACGCTCGAGTCGCTGAGCCTCGGCAACCAGCAGCGCGCGCAGATCGCAGCCGCCCTCGTGCACGATCCCGCCGCGCTCGTGCTCGACGAGCCCTTCTCGGGCCTCGACCCGATGGCGGTCGAGGTGACGCTCGAGGTGCTGCGCGACGTCGCCCGCTCGGGCGCGCCCGTGCTGTTCTCGAGCCACCAGCTCGACGTCGTCGAGCGCCTCTGCGACGAGCTCGTCATCCTCGCCGAGGGCCGCGTGCGCGCCGCCGGCACCCGCCAGCAGCTGCGCGAGCGGCACTCGGCGCCCGAGTGGGTGCTCGAGACCGACGACGGCGGCTTCGTGCGCGGCATCCCCGGCGTGGAGGTCGTCGAGTTCGACGGCGGCCACGTGCGCTTCACCGCCGACGACCCCTCGCGCGCCGACGCCGTGCTGCGCGAGGCCATCGAGCGCGGCCGCGTGCGCTCCTTCGCCCCCTCCATCCGCCCGCTGACCGAGATCTTCCAGGAGGTCGTCCGATGA
- a CDS encoding MetQ/NlpA family ABC transporter substrate-binding protein has translation MTTTLRRRAAAVLAGGLAVASLAACSAGAPAETPDDGTLGTVRVGALPVPAGDLLRWVDENLAEEAGLDIEFVEFSDYNTPNPALTDGSTDANLFQNATFMETYNEQAGGSLVSAGEIYLPAAAFYSETLTSLDELEEGATIAIPNDPTNEGRALGLLAEEGLIEIADGATTLQDITANPSNFQFTEVENATLPLALPDNDAVFVTASFALPAGLTTEQQILVEGDDSNYFNILATTPELADDPRIAALAELLTSPETKQHILDTWGGLIIPVAD, from the coding sequence ATGACCACCACCCTCCGCCGCCGCGCCGCGGCCGTGCTCGCCGGCGGCCTCGCCGTCGCCTCCCTCGCCGCCTGCTCCGCCGGCGCTCCCGCCGAGACGCCCGACGACGGCACGCTCGGCACCGTCCGCGTCGGCGCCCTCCCCGTGCCCGCGGGCGACCTGCTGCGCTGGGTCGACGAGAACCTGGCCGAGGAGGCCGGGCTCGACATCGAATTCGTCGAGTTCTCGGACTACAACACGCCCAACCCGGCGCTCACCGACGGCTCGACCGACGCCAACCTCTTCCAGAACGCCACGTTCATGGAGACGTACAACGAGCAGGCGGGCGGCTCGCTCGTCTCGGCCGGCGAGATCTACCTGCCCGCCGCCGCGTTCTACTCCGAGACGCTCACGAGCCTCGACGAGCTCGAGGAGGGCGCGACCATCGCCATCCCCAACGACCCGACGAACGAGGGCCGCGCGCTCGGCCTGCTCGCGGAGGAGGGCCTCATCGAGATCGCCGACGGCGCCACGACGCTGCAGGACATCACGGCCAACCCCTCGAACTTCCAGTTCACGGAGGTCGAGAACGCCACGCTGCCGCTCGCGCTCCCCGACAACGACGCCGTCTTCGTGACCGCCTCGTTCGCGCTGCCCGCGGGACTCACGACCGAGCAGCAGATCCTCGTCGAGGGCGACGACTCGAACTACTTCAACATCCTCGCCACCACGCCGGAGCTCGCCGACGACCCCCGCATCGCGGCGCTCGCCGAGCTGCTCACGTCGCCCGAGACGAAGCAGCACATCCTCGACACCTGGGGCGGCCTCATCATCCCCGTCGCCGACTGA
- a CDS encoding RNA polymerase sigma factor — protein MDLAQTDEHLWRAVVRGDGVAFAAIFDRHGDRVWRHAWRLMQHRQDTEDVTAAVFAEAWRKRSRVRIVDESVLPWLLVTATNCARNARRSVRRNERLIAHIPLGPDAPDAADVAADRMGRLEAGSAVAIAMASLNDKDASLVSLVLLEEMPLADAARALGMTYGAAKTRMSRAKERLRGHLAAQAVEGEEVRA, from the coding sequence GTGGACCTCGCCCAGACCGACGAGCACCTGTGGCGTGCCGTCGTGCGGGGCGATGGAGTGGCGTTCGCGGCGATCTTCGATCGGCACGGCGACCGCGTGTGGCGCCACGCCTGGAGACTGATGCAGCACCGACAGGACACCGAGGACGTCACGGCCGCCGTGTTCGCGGAGGCGTGGCGCAAGCGTTCGCGCGTGCGCATCGTCGACGAGTCCGTGCTGCCGTGGCTGCTCGTCACCGCCACGAACTGCGCCCGCAACGCCCGGCGCTCGGTGCGCCGCAACGAGCGCCTCATCGCGCACATCCCGCTCGGGCCGGATGCGCCCGACGCCGCCGACGTGGCCGCCGACCGGATGGGCCGGCTGGAGGCGGGCTCGGCGGTCGCGATCGCCATGGCCTCGCTGAACGACAAGGACGCCTCGCTCGTCTCGCTCGTGCTGCTCGAGGAGATGCCGCTCGCCGATGCCGCGCGGGCGCTCGGCATGACGTACGGCGCCGCCAAGACGCGCATGAGCCGCGCGAAGGAGCGACTGCGCGGGCACCTCGCCGCGCAGGCCGTCGAGGGCGAGGAGGTGCGCGCATGA
- a CDS encoding GOLPH3/VPS74 family protein: MSGDDLTGLAVPQAEPTLAEDLMLVLFQPGSGPSGTGVIAAEGVLLYALAGAVLAELGMRGHVRAEVAGGVGRVRATDAVPADPLLRRAWDYVAQKPRGVQTVLAAVGPQLREPVLERLVARGDIERGVRRAFGLFETRVLEGDGGERRAALVAAVRAVLVDGEAPSERVGALAALVSASGALPQLHREIPWGTAVAVRAKELEQGNWGADAAAQAVARTMTAIIVGNVTIAAAVLPKG; this comes from the coding sequence GTGAGCGGCGACGACCTGACCGGCCTCGCCGTGCCGCAGGCCGAGCCGACGCTCGCCGAGGACCTCATGCTCGTGCTCTTCCAGCCGGGCTCCGGCCCCTCCGGCACCGGCGTGATCGCCGCCGAGGGCGTGCTGCTCTACGCCCTCGCCGGCGCGGTGCTGGCGGAGCTCGGGATGCGCGGCCACGTGCGCGCGGAGGTCGCGGGTGGCGTCGGCCGCGTGCGCGCGACGGATGCGGTGCCGGCCGATCCGCTGCTGCGCCGCGCCTGGGACTACGTCGCCCAGAAGCCGCGCGGCGTGCAGACGGTGCTCGCCGCGGTCGGGCCGCAGCTGCGCGAGCCGGTGCTCGAGCGGCTCGTCGCGCGCGGCGACATCGAGCGCGGCGTGCGGCGGGCCTTCGGGCTCTTCGAGACGCGGGTGCTCGAGGGCGACGGCGGCGAACGGCGCGCGGCACTCGTCGCCGCGGTGCGGGCCGTGCTCGTGGACGGCGAGGCGCCCTCGGAGCGGGTGGGGGCGCTCGCGGCGCTCGTGTCGGCCAGCGGCGCGCTGCCGCAGCTGCACCGCGAGATCCCGTGGGGCACGGCGGTCGCGGTGCGCGCGAAGGAGCTCGAGCAGGGCAACTGGGGCGCGGACGCCGCGGCGCAGGCCGTGGCCCGCACGATGACCGCCATCATCGTCGGCAACGTGACGATCGCGGCGGCGGTGCTGCCGAAGGGCTGA
- a CDS encoding MFS transporter translates to MSGSPPAPGAGPGALRQLAASVPFRTAASGTQIAIPILVVDRTGDIGLGALLVALALIPSIVAAPLVGAVLDRARRPRRLLMAAAAASALAYAVAAGLDPLPVWAVAAALVVSGLLTPFGFGGLSSFVAADTGAGAHRAYALDALSYNVSGVAGPALVALLAPTIGPRWALAAMAVIALASVAAYPMLRMQPRDVHHDGLVPAMLAGLRALTTHRRLAVVTTSGALAELGRGILPIAALSLALRELGDAAASAAIVTAFAIGALIGAAVEPIRPRRLTPQATMAIGFAATGVLTLGAAIGIGFPWTVALVALSGLCTAAPTAAMLVLRRSESPDGVVAQVFTVGAALRTTASAAGTAVAGALAGVDPLVLLAMSGAIWVIAGGTMLGFGRGGRPVVDEPPTLTGPALTTPPVA, encoded by the coding sequence ATGAGCGGCTCGCCCCCCGCGCCCGGCGCCGGCCCCGGCGCGCTCCGCCAGCTCGCGGCCTCCGTGCCGTTCCGCACGGCGGCCTCCGGCACCCAGATCGCCATCCCGATCCTCGTGGTCGACCGCACGGGCGACATCGGCCTGGGCGCGCTGCTCGTGGCGCTCGCGCTCATCCCGAGCATCGTCGCGGCGCCGCTCGTGGGCGCCGTGCTCGATCGCGCCCGTCGGCCGCGGCGGCTGCTCATGGCCGCCGCCGCCGCGAGCGCCCTCGCCTACGCGGTCGCGGCCGGCCTCGATCCGCTGCCCGTGTGGGCCGTCGCTGCCGCGCTCGTCGTCAGCGGCCTGCTCACGCCCTTCGGCTTCGGCGGGCTCTCGAGCTTCGTCGCCGCCGACACCGGCGCGGGCGCCCACCGCGCCTATGCGCTCGACGCCCTCAGCTACAACGTGAGCGGCGTCGCAGGGCCTGCGCTCGTCGCGCTGCTCGCGCCCACGATCGGGCCGCGCTGGGCGCTCGCGGCGATGGCCGTCATCGCCCTCGCCTCCGTGGCCGCCTACCCGATGCTGCGGATGCAGCCGCGCGACGTGCACCACGACGGCCTCGTGCCAGCGATGCTCGCGGGCCTCCGAGCCCTCACGACCCATCGGAGGCTCGCCGTCGTCACGACCTCCGGCGCCCTCGCCGAGCTCGGCCGCGGCATCCTCCCCATCGCCGCGCTGAGCCTCGCACTGCGCGAGCTGGGGGATGCGGCGGCGAGCGCCGCGATCGTCACGGCCTTCGCGATCGGCGCGCTCATCGGCGCCGCGGTGGAGCCGATCCGGCCCCGGCGCCTCACCCCGCAGGCGACGATGGCCATCGGCTTCGCCGCCACGGGCGTGCTCACGCTCGGCGCCGCGATCGGCATCGGCTTCCCGTGGACGGTGGCGCTCGTGGCGCTCTCGGGGCTCTGCACGGCCGCCCCGACCGCGGCGATGCTCGTGCTGCGGCGCTCCGAGAGCCCCGACGGCGTCGTCGCGCAGGTGTTCACCGTAGGCGCGGCGCTCCGCACCACCGCGAGCGCCGCGGGCACCGCCGTCGCCGGGGCGCTCGCGGGCGTCGACCCGCTCGTGCTGCTCGCGATGTCGGGCGCGATCTGGGTGATCGCCGGCGGCACGATGCTGGGCTTCGGGCGCGGCGGGCGGCCGGTCGTCGACGAGCCGCCGACGCTGACGGGGCCGGCGCTGACGACGCCGCCGGTGGCGTAG
- a CDS encoding DNA cytosine methyltransferase, with product MTECPLGRRTFSRRTGRLYDALRERADAKWLDRWLRKTRNFPESRQKLEWQAQDAESLWDCAISLRPSGIRAKKMTHLPALVAITQTPILGPLKRRLAPREAARMQGLPDSFDFGPQRDALTYKQMGNGVNTGVVWNVLKAHVERDKDLLLATPKGRAIYEAISKAPSNPTEPIERAVKAGQARAAASESSDLVDERVELSV from the coding sequence ATGACCGAGTGCCCGCTTGGAAGGCGAACTTTCTCGAGAAGAACTGGGAGGCTCTACGACGCCCTGCGCGAGCGCGCCGACGCGAAGTGGCTCGACCGCTGGCTCCGGAAGACGAGGAACTTCCCCGAGAGCCGTCAGAAGCTCGAGTGGCAGGCCCAGGACGCCGAGAGCCTGTGGGACTGCGCCATCTCGCTGCGGCCATCGGGCATCCGAGCCAAGAAGATGACACACCTGCCCGCTCTGGTCGCGATCACGCAGACCCCGATCCTCGGCCCGCTGAAGCGGCGTCTCGCGCCCCGCGAAGCAGCGCGCATGCAGGGACTTCCGGACTCGTTCGACTTCGGCCCGCAGCGCGACGCACTGACCTACAAGCAGATGGGCAACGGCGTGAACACCGGCGTGGTCTGGAACGTGCTGAAGGCCCACGTGGAGCGCGACAAGGACCTGCTGCTCGCGACGCCCAAGGGCCGAGCGATCTACGAGGCGATCAGCAAGGCTCCCTCGAACCCGACCGAGCCGATCGAGCGCGCTGTAAAGGCCGGCCAGGCCCGCGCAGCGGCGTCAGAGTCCAGCGACTTGGTTGACGAGCGCGTTGAACTGAGCGTCTGA
- a CDS encoding sensor histidine kinase — protein MAARSRPDPRSLRADLVVAAALAFSGCVMVALSDVAGLLVGEDMPVWVALLGSVLLAAPLVLRRVHPVPVAIAQSVVYIVFGELGAIEFYASQIALFLGLYSIGAWESHRARARWVRLAIVLIMAAWLASSAVRGFLDPETGERGVAAYFAFLGIQVAINAIFFGGAWIFGDRAWASAVEREQLARAHDEIRAQQAQLAEQAVTLERMRIARELHDVVAHHVSAMGVQAGAARRVLDRDPAAARDALQHVERSAREAISELRSLVLTLRSDDDGTGAAPDLSGIDALVEAARDAGQRVGLARIGERSALSPAVELTAYRVVQEALTNARKHAGAAATIDVRLRFAPDALEVEVGDDGHGSPHAARSGLGSGMGLIGMRERVTAIGGALEAGPKSRGGFLVRASLPVVPTIRSVPSAPAPADAAAAASAPAGSQRLGAHADPGSGPQVRAETLEEGS, from the coding sequence ATGGCCGCCCGCTCCCGACCCGATCCGCGATCGCTCCGGGCCGACCTCGTCGTCGCGGCGGCGCTGGCCTTCAGCGGCTGCGTCATGGTCGCCCTCTCGGACGTCGCGGGCCTCCTCGTCGGCGAGGACATGCCCGTGTGGGTCGCGCTGCTCGGCTCGGTGCTGCTCGCGGCGCCGCTCGTGCTGCGGCGCGTGCATCCCGTGCCCGTCGCGATCGCGCAGTCGGTCGTCTACATCGTGTTCGGCGAGCTGGGCGCCATCGAGTTCTACGCCTCGCAGATCGCGCTCTTCCTCGGCCTCTACTCGATCGGGGCCTGGGAGTCGCACCGGGCGCGGGCGCGCTGGGTGCGGCTCGCGATCGTGCTCATCATGGCGGCATGGCTCGCGAGCAGCGCGGTGCGCGGCTTCCTCGACCCCGAGACCGGCGAGCGGGGCGTGGCCGCCTACTTCGCCTTCCTCGGCATCCAGGTGGCGATCAACGCGATCTTCTTCGGCGGCGCCTGGATCTTCGGCGACCGCGCCTGGGCGAGCGCCGTCGAGCGCGAGCAGCTCGCTCGCGCGCACGACGAGATCCGCGCGCAGCAGGCGCAGCTCGCCGAGCAGGCCGTGACGCTCGAGCGGATGCGCATCGCGCGCGAGCTGCACGACGTCGTCGCGCACCACGTCTCGGCGATGGGCGTGCAGGCGGGCGCAGCGCGGCGTGTGCTCGACCGCGACCCCGCGGCGGCGCGGGATGCGCTGCAGCACGTGGAGCGCTCGGCCCGTGAGGCGATCAGCGAGCTGCGCTCGCTCGTGCTGACGCTGCGCTCCGACGACGACGGCACGGGCGCCGCGCCCGACCTCTCGGGCATCGACGCGCTCGTGGAGGCCGCGCGCGACGCCGGCCAGCGCGTCGGGCTCGCGCGCATCGGCGAGCGCTCGGCGCTCTCGCCCGCGGTCGAGCTCACCGCCTACCGGGTCGTGCAGGAGGCCCTGACCAACGCCCGCAAGCACGCGGGCGCCGCCGCGACGATCGACGTGCGGCTGCGCTTCGCGCCGGATGCGCTCGAGGTCGAGGTCGGTGACGACGGCCACGGCAGCCCCCACGCCGCGCGGTCGGGCCTCGGCAGCGGCATGGGCCTCATCGGCATGCGCGAGCGCGTGACCGCGATCGGCGGCGCGCTCGAGGCGGGCCCGAAGTCGCGCGGCGGCTTCCTCGTGCGCGCCTCGCTGCCGGTGGTGCCGACGATCCGCTCGGTGCCGTCGGCGCCCGCGCCCGCGGACGCCGCGGCCGCCGCCTCCGCTCCCGCTGGATCTCAACGTCTGGGCGCGCACGCCGACCCCGGATCCGGGCCTCAGGTGCGCGCGGAGACGTTGGAGGAGGGGTCGTGA
- a CDS encoding DUF3054 domain-containing protein, with product MPDTAPARTPVSARDLVLALVADVAVVLLFAAVGLASHNDGEVSSWGVTMVALPFLVGLAIAWLVTLAWRAPLAAVRTGLPVWAITLVLGLVGRFLLGEGIALPFVIVATLTLLVLLVGWRLLAGSLRRARERRAS from the coding sequence ATGCCCGACACCGCTCCCGCCCGCACCCCCGTCTCGGCGCGCGACCTCGTGCTCGCGCTCGTCGCCGACGTGGCCGTGGTGCTGCTCTTCGCCGCCGTGGGGCTCGCGAGCCACAACGACGGCGAGGTGTCGTCGTGGGGCGTGACGATGGTGGCGCTGCCGTTCCTGGTGGGGCTCGCCATCGCGTGGCTCGTGACGCTCGCGTGGCGCGCGCCGCTCGCCGCCGTGCGGACCGGCCTGCCGGTGTGGGCGATCACGCTGGTGCTGGGCCTCGTCGGCCGCTTCCTGCTGGGCGAGGGCATCGCGCTGCCGTTCGTGATCGTCGCGACCCTCACGCTGCTCGTGCTGCTGGTCGGGTGGCGGCTGCTGGCCGGCTCGCTGCGCCGGGCGCGCGAGCGCCGCGCCTCCTGA
- a CDS encoding M18 family aminopeptidase, with amino-acid sequence MPAAPTTVEPLAHAEDLADFVAASPSSFHAAAEVARRLEAAGFRPLDETEAWPQVPGRYLVVRDGALIAWIVPAGAAATTPVRVFGAHTDSPGFKLKPQPTTGRFGWLQAGVEVYGGPLLNSWLDRELRLAGRLVLDDGTEALADSGPLLRLPQLAIHLDRAANDGLTLDRQRHTQPVWGLGQADSADLLGELAASAGVDAARIRGYDIVTADAARGAVFGKDDAFFAAGRLDDLASVHAGAVALAAAADGFDAPHIPVLAIFDHEEIGSATRSGAAGPFLEDVLERIGLGLGASREERMRALAASWHVSSDVGHSVHPNFAEKHDPEVLPLLGSGPILKINANQRYATDGAGAAAWHGWCSAAGVASQEFVSNNTVPCGSTIGPITATRLGIRTVDVGIPILSMHSARELAGVNDLADLTRAAGAFFAG; translated from the coding sequence GTGCCCGCAGCGCCCACGACCGTCGAGCCGCTCGCCCACGCCGAGGACCTCGCCGACTTCGTCGCCGCCTCCCCCTCGAGCTTCCACGCGGCGGCCGAGGTGGCGCGCCGCCTCGAGGCCGCGGGCTTCCGGCCGCTCGACGAGACCGAGGCCTGGCCGCAAGTCCCAGGCCGCTACCTCGTGGTGCGCGACGGCGCGCTCATCGCGTGGATCGTGCCCGCCGGCGCCGCGGCGACGACGCCCGTGCGCGTCTTCGGCGCCCACACCGACTCCCCCGGCTTCAAGCTGAAGCCCCAGCCCACCACCGGCCGCTTCGGCTGGCTGCAGGCGGGCGTGGAGGTCTACGGCGGGCCGCTGCTGAACTCGTGGCTCGACCGCGAGCTGCGCCTCGCCGGCCGCCTCGTGCTCGACGACGGCACCGAGGCGCTCGCCGACTCCGGCCCGCTGCTGCGCCTGCCGCAGCTGGCGATCCACCTCGACCGCGCCGCGAACGACGGGCTCACCCTCGACCGCCAGCGCCACACGCAGCCCGTCTGGGGCCTCGGCCAGGCCGACTCGGCCGACCTGCTGGGCGAGCTCGCGGCATCCGCCGGCGTCGACGCCGCGCGCATCCGCGGCTACGACATCGTCACGGCGGATGCGGCGCGCGGCGCCGTGTTCGGCAAGGACGACGCGTTCTTCGCCGCCGGCCGCCTCGACGACCTCGCGAGCGTGCACGCGGGCGCCGTCGCGCTCGCCGCGGCCGCCGACGGCTTCGACGCCCCGCACATCCCCGTGCTCGCGATCTTCGACCACGAGGAGATCGGATCGGCCACCCGCTCGGGCGCGGCCGGCCCGTTCCTGGAGGACGTGCTCGAGCGCATCGGCCTGGGCCTCGGCGCCTCGCGCGAGGAGCGGATGCGCGCGCTCGCCGCCTCCTGGCACGTCTCGAGCGACGTGGGCCACTCGGTGCACCCGAACTTCGCCGAGAAGCACGACCCCGAGGTGCTGCCGCTGCTCGGCTCCGGCCCGATCCTGAAGATCAACGCCAACCAGCGCTACGCGACCGACGGCGCGGGCGCCGCGGCCTGGCACGGCTGGTGCTCGGCTGCAGGCGTCGCCTCACAGGAGTTCGTCTCGAACAACACGGTGCCGTGCGGCTCGACGATCGGCCCGATCACGGCCACGCGCCTCGGCATCCGCACGGTCGACGTGGGCATCCCGATCCTCTCGATGCACTCGGCGCGCGAGCTGGCGGGCGTCAACGACCTGGCCGACCTGACGCGGGCGGCCGGCGCGTTCTTCGCGGGCTGA
- a CDS encoding methionine ABC transporter ATP-binding protein, whose protein sequence is MISIEHVSRRFGGGPDAVVALDDVSIEVARGQIFGVVGQSGAGKSTLLRTVNALERPDSGRVVVDGVEVTSLRGQALLTARHRIGMVFQHFNLVGNRTVAQNVEFALEATGAAKSKRRPKALEMLDLVGLAHKADDKPAQLSGGQRQRVGIARALASGPDVLLSDEATSALDPETTRQILDLIQRLSRELGLTVLLITHEMEVVKRICDAAALMEDGRVVEQGTLEQLITTPHSRVAAELFPVGEAHAIPGHRIVDVTYADLSADRPVIAQLAREFGLDLSILGAALETIGGVQAGRTRLAVPGDETTARRVIDRLGDHGVTAWEVAPATTARQTTEVAA, encoded by the coding sequence GTGATCTCCATCGAGCACGTGAGCCGCCGCTTCGGCGGCGGCCCCGATGCGGTCGTCGCCCTCGACGACGTGAGCATCGAGGTCGCGCGCGGCCAGATCTTCGGCGTCGTCGGTCAGTCCGGCGCCGGCAAGTCGACGCTGCTGCGCACCGTCAACGCCCTCGAGCGCCCCGACTCCGGCCGCGTCGTCGTCGACGGCGTCGAGGTGACGAGCCTGCGCGGCCAGGCGCTGCTCACCGCGCGCCACCGCATCGGCATGGTGTTCCAGCACTTCAACCTCGTGGGCAACCGCACCGTGGCGCAGAACGTCGAGTTCGCGCTCGAGGCGACGGGCGCCGCGAAGAGCAAGCGCCGCCCCAAGGCCCTCGAGATGCTCGACCTCGTGGGCCTCGCGCACAAGGCCGATGACAAGCCCGCGCAGCTCTCCGGCGGCCAGCGTCAGCGCGTGGGCATCGCCCGCGCCCTCGCCTCCGGCCCCGACGTGCTGCTGAGCGACGAGGCCACGAGCGCCCTCGATCCCGAGACGACGCGCCAGATCCTCGACCTCATCCAGCGCCTCAGCCGCGAGCTCGGCCTCACCGTCCTCCTCATCACACACGAGATGGAGGTCGTGAAGCGCATCTGCGACGCCGCCGCCCTCATGGAGGACGGCCGCGTCGTCGAGCAGGGCACGCTCGAGCAGCTCATCACCACCCCGCACAGCCGCGTCGCCGCCGAGCTGTTCCCCGTGGGCGAGGCCCACGCGATCCCCGGTCACCGCATCGTCGACGTCACCTACGCCGACCTCAGCGCCGACCGCCCCGTCATCGCGCAGCTCGCCCGCGAGTTCGGGCTCGACCTGAGCATCCTCGGCGCCGCCCTCGAGACCATCGGCGGCGTGCAGGCCGGCCGCACCCGCCTCGCGGTGCCCGGCGACGAGACCACCGCCCGCCGCGTCATCGACCGGCTCGGCGACCACGGCGTGACGGCCTGGGAGGTCGCCCCGGCCACGACCGCGCGGCAGACCACGGAGGTGGCGGCATGA
- a CDS encoding ester cyclase, with protein MEPWELHAWHADFLDACNTHDLERIREHLAPGVRRAHLPGGAEAWIADLAELFHAFPDWRWKRIQVVAEDDRIAVHLRGSGTHVREFRGIAPTRRRVNVAEFAMHRVEAGRIAETSGTEPHELLAQLR; from the coding sequence ATGGAGCCCTGGGAGCTGCACGCCTGGCACGCCGACTTCCTCGACGCGTGCAACACCCACGACCTCGAGCGCATCCGGGAGCACCTGGCGCCAGGTGTGCGCCGCGCCCACCTGCCGGGCGGCGCGGAGGCGTGGATCGCCGACCTCGCCGAGCTGTTCCACGCGTTCCCCGACTGGCGGTGGAAGCGCATCCAGGTCGTGGCCGAGGACGACCGGATCGCCGTGCACCTGCGCGGATCCGGCACGCACGTGCGCGAGTTCCGGGGGATCGCGCCCACGCGCCGCCGCGTCAACGTGGCCGAGTTCGCGATGCACCGCGTCGAGGCCGGCCGCATCGCCGAGACCTCCGGCACCGAGCCGCACGAGCTGCTCGCCCAGCTCCGCTGA
- a CDS encoding methionine ABC transporter permease, with translation MIDPTAPEFWPNLIQVLLEGTLETLYMVGVAMVITTIVGLPLGILLVGTERGRFLEAPFGSRALGRGINAVLGFVVNLGRSVPFIVLMIALIPFTRLLLGSFIGTGPAIVPLTIVAIPFFVRVVEIAVREVDPGLFEAAESLGASRWLLVRRVLLPQATPAILLGAATTLTSIINFSAMVGVVGGGGLGNVALTYGMQRYSWVHIVGVVIILFVLVQLIQGLFTLLAKRAGIEPAKRRRVAAAESIQPAGA, from the coding sequence ATGATCGACCCGACCGCGCCGGAGTTCTGGCCCAACCTCATCCAGGTGCTGCTCGAGGGCACCCTCGAGACCCTGTACATGGTCGGCGTCGCGATGGTCATCACGACGATCGTCGGCCTGCCGCTCGGCATCCTGCTCGTCGGCACCGAGCGCGGCCGCTTCCTCGAGGCGCCCTTCGGCAGCCGCGCGCTCGGCCGCGGCATCAACGCCGTGCTCGGCTTCGTCGTGAACCTCGGCCGCTCCGTGCCGTTCATCGTGCTGATGATCGCGCTCATCCCGTTCACGCGCCTGCTGCTCGGCTCGTTCATCGGCACCGGTCCCGCCATCGTGCCGCTCACGATCGTGGCCATCCCATTCTTCGTGCGCGTCGTCGAGATCGCGGTGCGCGAGGTCGACCCCGGCCTGTTCGAGGCGGCGGAGTCGCTGGGCGCCTCGCGCTGGCTGCTCGTGCGCCGCGTGCTGCTGCCGCAGGCGACCCCCGCGATCCTGCTGGGCGCCGCCACCACGCTCACCTCGATCATCAACTTCTCGGCGATGGTCGGCGTGGTCGGCGGCGGCGGCCTCGGCAACGTCGCCCTCACCTACGGCATGCAGCGCTACAGCTGGGTGCACATCGTGGGCGTCGTCATCATCCTCTTCGTGCTCGTGCAGCTCATCCAGGGCCTCTTCACCCTGCTCGCCAAGCGCGCCGGCATCGAGCCCGCCAAGCGTCGCCGCGTCGCGGCCGCCGAGAGCATCCAGCCCGCCGGCGCCTGA
- a CDS encoding SH3 domain-containing protein, whose amino-acid sequence MTEERIAIDDHEIPDGSPLALAVGDAVSVGDRDSTWPAFVFVETAEGRAGWVPARHLSGPGPRAEAVAAYDTTELPVHAGERVAVLEDDVESGWCWCQAADGREGWVPHEVLEPVPARQVS is encoded by the coding sequence ATGACCGAGGAGCGCATCGCCATCGACGACCACGAGATCCCCGACGGCTCGCCCCTCGCGCTCGCCGTCGGCGACGCCGTGTCGGTCGGCGACCGCGACTCCACGTGGCCCGCGTTCGTGTTCGTCGAGACGGCGGAGGGCCGCGCCGGTTGGGTGCCGGCCCGCCACCTCTCGGGCCCCGGCCCCCGCGCCGAGGCCGTCGCCGCCTACGACACCACCGAGCTGCCCGTGCACGCGGGCGAGCGCGTGGCCGTGCTCGAGGACGACGTGGAGTCCGGCTGGTGCTGGTGCCAGGCCGCCGACGGCCGCGAGGGCTGGGTGCCGCACGAGGTGCTGGAGCCCGTGCCGGCCCGGCAGGTCTCGTGA